The sequence AGTGCGTGGAGACGCCGAGCGGGATCCAACCGCTGGGTCGGCCCGGCCTGCGGAGCCCTCGGAAGAAAGCCGGGCCTCCGCCTTCCCCGCCTCCCCTTGGCCCAGGCGTCCTGCGGCTCGGCCAGGCCCCGTCCCACAAAGCAGTGGAAGTGGAAGCCGTGCGCATCGTGGTGCCCAGGGCCGCGGTCACCCATGAGGTCCCGCCCAGAAACGGGAAGGTGGCCAAGCCCCTGGGGCACCACAAGGGTGACTTCCTGGGGGCGTCGGAAGGTGTCGTGGACCCCCGAAAGGAGCTGCAGGAGCTGAAGGGTGTGGTCGAGAAGCTCAGGAACTCGGAAAAGCGGCTACTTCAGGACAAAGAAGGGCTTTCCAACCAGCTACACGTCCAGACGGAGGTGAGGATGGTCAGGAGGctgccccttcccagcctctTGACACCTTCGCCAGACGGCTCCGGCTCTTTGCACATCTTGGCAGATGGCGTTCcgctcttctccctgcccctatcCCAAATCTCCCACCCCCGGGGCCCATGAAACTTTCACCACTTCTGCCCAACTCTGCCCGTGACTTCAGATAGTAGGGTGGAGGGTGAGTAGGAGAACCCCCGGCTGGCTCAGTGAGTAGTGAATTGCTAAAATATTTGCTTCTTAGTAACTCAGAATGGTTTTacatctgttacctcatttttatCCTCATAGGATCCATGTAAGGGAGGgagaaacatatttattactctatttatttatttatttatttattttgcttgtacatttctatcctattttattttgttggtatgtttggttctgttctctgtctcccccttttagactgtgagcccactgttgggtagggactgtctctatgtgttgccaatttgtacttcccaagcgcttagtacagtgctctgcacatagtaagcgctcaataaatacgattgattgattgactgattgagaagcattattactattataatttttCCTCCCTaatagttggggaaactgaggtccagagatttcTTCTGGACGCAAGcttgtgctctagactgtaagcttgctgtgggttaggaatgtgtctgccaattctgttgtattggactctcccacatgcttaatgcagtgccctgcacatgataagaattcgataaataccattgaataatgtCACCTGAAATCACCCAGTTCATGGGCTAGAACAAGTAGTTCTGAGCCGTAGCCCAGGGCTGTAGCCACCAGGCCCTGTAATTTTCAAACTAAATATTTCAAAGCAAAACATTTGCAATTTAACTctttggaaaatattttaaaaatctttGTATCTTTTTACCTTTATCTTTTTATCGTCTTTTTGATTGTCAGCGTGTGGATGAATGTGACATTATCAACATGTGGATGGTTTGCAATTTAAAAATTTTGATGTGAGATCTAGTGTGTAAAGAACAATAGCTATTCAAATAAAGAGGACTTGTATTTTCCTGCTTTATGGAGCTCGAAGTCAAAGGTGTGTGTTAATGAAGccaaatatatatgtgtatcaGTTTAGTGAGGGATAAAATGAAATCTAATGAAATTAGAGTGGTAACTTATAGTGAAATCTAACTTCCTCAGATACCCAGCTTCACTGGGACCTTAATCCTTATCATCAATCAGTCTTGATTGATTATAGTCAatcagttttcaatcaatcagtttcctTACATTAACAAGACTATGTAGTTTCAGTCACGGAGAGGAGACTATTTGGGTTCCATTGCCATAATATAGacctataatatatatattaatatatatagagacctatatatatatatattgccatAATATAgacctctctctatatatataatatatatgtatatatatgtgtgtgtgtgtgtgtgtgtgtgtgtgtgtgtgtgtgtgtgtatatatatatatatatgtatataggtatattGTCTATacattactctgtgtcaagtaccggggtagatttgagctaatcaggttggacacagtccatgtcccacatgggactcagtcttaattcccaaactgaggcccagagaagtgaactgacttgcccggagtcacccagcagacaagtggcagagccaggattcgaacccaggcccgggctctgtccagcgggccacgctgcgtctctgaaGCTTGTCTTCGTCTTGCTGTCCTGCAGGTGAACCGGGAATTAAAGAAGCTGCTGGTGGCGTCTGTCGGGGACGACGCGCAGTACCACTTCGAGCGGGTGGCTCGGGAGAAAAACCGGTTGATTTTAGAGAATGAGGCCCTGGGCCGGAACACGGCCCAGCTGTTGGAACAGCTGGAGCGGATGTCCATCCAGTGTGACGTGTGGCGCAGCAAATTCCTGGCCTGCAGGTGACTGGATAATCAGTTCAGTcaaagaccctgtcctacatggggctcacagtctgagcaacTCTAGTTCTAATTGGCCCTTCCTAATCTCACTAGGAAAACCAAAACTGATCATCTCTCCCAGCACAAAGCACATATTTAGCGCTTAgtggataccatcattattattttcagaaacCTTGGATGGGTCCAGAATAAGATTGAGGCCCACCTACCgttaagcaatcaatggtatttattgagcacttactgggtttagagcactctactaagtgcctggcaaagtacggtacaacagaatgaatggacaacttccctgcctacagtgagtttacagccgaGAGGGTAAAGGTCTGCATGTAGACGTGGCTTAACCCAGTAGCCATCTGTGGCTCCTTTTTGTAGATTAAATATTGGCCTTTAAATCTGACCCTTTCATCAGTACAAAATTCATGAAGTCTTTTTAAAGTGATTAATAAAAATTCTGCCCCTTCAGAAAAGGGACGTTTTAGGCCTATTTCATGGCACGTTCCGGGAGATTTTGAAGGTGAATTAAACTGTTGTAGTTTCATGACGAACGTGCTCACGGTTGGTGTTTCCACCTTGCAAAAGCCAGTTCATCCAAGGAAGTGGTTGGGGACACTAACCTTTAAACCTGTCGGGGCCTCGCCTAGTGACCAGATTTTCGATCTTATCTTTTCCAGGGTTATGGCAGACGAGTTGACCAACGCCAGAGCCGTTCTTCAGCGTCAAACCAGGGAAGCCCACAGCGCAATCCAGGATCTCCTGAGTGAACGGGAACAGTTTCGTCAGGAGATGATCGGTACCCAAAAGTATGACCCATgggggctccctctccctcccttctccccttcccctgccaacTGCCAACAGCTGAAGCTGGCCTGCCCGCTTTTGTTTTCATTATCGAAACTACCATGTAAGGGAGATGAGTGATGTGATAATCTACCTCCGGCACATTCTGCTCTGGGTTGTCAACAATATACACCAGCCCTGACCCCCAGCCCGGTCAGAAGCCCCCGAGGCAGGCAAGTCACACAGAGAATTTCAGGCTTTGGGTCTTTCAGAGCCAAtcatgcttttcattcattcaatcatatttattgagcgcatactgtgtacagaacactgttctaagtgcttgggaagtacaagtcggcaacttatagagacggtccctacccaacaatgggctcacaagtctagaagagggagacagaaaacaaaacaaaacgcgtagacaggtgtcaaaatcgtcagaacaaatagaattaaagccatatgcacatcattaacaaaataaatagaatagaaaatatgtacaagtaaaataaatagagtagtaaatctgtacaaatatatacaagtgctgtggggaggggaaggaggtagggcggggggtatgTGGAGGAAGGCTTTTCCCAAAAGCCTACCAAATTAAGGTGGGGTTTAGTCTGTCAGTTATGGTATTTAGCACTTTatgctaagcaccaggatagatacaaatgtAATAatggctatggtatttgttaagcgctaactgtgtgtcagatgcaagataattaggtgccACACGGGCCTCATACTCAAGTTGGAGGGAACCCCATTTGGAGTTGAGGGGATTGAGgcccgtagaagtgaagtgactggcccagggtcacacagcaggtaagtggcagagccaggattagaaaccaggtccttgggctcccaggcccctactctttctactgggccacgctgctttttgataACAGAACAGGTCAGACACCACccttgtcccgtatggggctcatgaTACAGCTGGCAGTAGACATCAAAGTAAGGGTGATGGATTTACATATCTCCCTTCGTTTCGACTCCCACTCCACAGGCTGACATCTCCCGGCAGCCTCAGGGACAAGAaattctaatcaatcatatttattgagcgcttactgtgtgcagagcactgtactaagtgcttgggaagtacaagttggcaacatctagagacagtccctacccaacagtgggctcacagtctcaaagggggagacagagaacaaaaccaaacatactaacaaaataaatagaatagatatgtactcccTCCAGCCATTTCAGTCGTGAGCAGTGGGACGGGAGGTCCATTtggggtgtaaatggagaaataTGTAAATGGTGTGTGGCATACGAACAAGGACCCTTGGGATAAGCCAGGCTTAGTCCTAGGAGATGAAGGCCaaaacttcagttccctcatctgtaaaatgaagactgtgagccctatatgggaaatggactgactagcgtgtatctactctagtgcttagtacagtgcctggcacatagtaagcacttaacatataccacttaaaaaaaaatagccagtCTCTTAAGGTTCAGTCCTATTCAGGCTACGTGATTAAGACATCACTGGTTTTTGTTATATAAGCTACAGACCCGCTTCTGCCCTCCATTTCGTTAATGAAAAGCAATTACCACTGGGGCTTTGTTTCCCAACAGTTATTTCAACAGTgtaatgtggatttttttttgtatgtgtgtgcagATTACTAGAGGAGCTATTGGTTTCCCTGCAGTGGGGTAGAGAGCAGACCTATTACCCtaatgcccagccccacagcactgcagAGCTGGCAGCAACAAATCACAAGTTGGCCAAAGCAGTGAACTCACATCTCCTGGGCAATGTTGGCACAAAGATTCCTAAAAAGACTCCGCAGCCAGTGGAATTCTGCAGCAGCCCTGCTGAGAAAATGGCCGAAACGGTaaattcattctctctccctccctcctcctctatcgTCCCCCTCCGccaccttttccctccttccctctccccctctctaaaaGTCCCTAAGCCTTTCTGCCACAAAACCATTTTGATTTAGGGACTGCCGCTCGGATCCTGAATCCTTTCATCCAATTCCTTGAGTGTATGCAAGGTGTTTACTCTTGGTAGCCGTGCCACTGCTTTGAAGTTACCTGATTTCTAAATCCCCAGCAAGTGTGGTAACCAGATGACAGAAGTCCGTGGCTGTGGGGGGCAGTGAGCTGAACATTGTAACCGAAAAGAAAGCATTCGTGGTCCCTGGGCTCTCCGTGTAGGTAAAGTTAGTTCAAGGGCTGGTGCAGACCGGCCTCGGCAACAAGAAACAGTGATCGTGCCAACCTGTGGGTGGGCTGTGGGAAAGAAGGTACAAACCTTCTTCTGAGGCTTGTGACCCGGGGCTGCCATCCCCGCCTACCTCGAGCAGCCAGGGATGACCAAAATAGCAACATGGAAGGCTGCAGAAGCTGCTTCAGAtttagtcagtggtgtttattgagcacctactgtgtgcagagcactgcaccaagtgcttgggagagtataatacaacagagttggcagacatgttctgtgcccacagcgagtttacagtctaagggacgagcttacagtctagaagaagaggccctggggacttaataataataataatggtatttaagtgtttactatgtgccaagcgctgtcctaagcactaggggggatacaagcaaatcgggttggacacagtccctgtcccacgtagagctcacagtctcaatccccattttacagatggggtaactgaggcacagagaagtgacgtgacttgcccaaggtcacacagcagatatgtggcggagccggaattagaacccatgaccttctgactcgcaggcccgtgctctatccactacgtcatgccgcttctcaactgcgccatgatgcttctctgaaaGTGAAGCTACAACCCGAAAAGGGACATCGGTGGAAAAAGCCAAGGCCAGCTGCTGATGGGCCAGCCCAAATGGCTCACGGGTGGCTGAGTCTTGGTGGTGGAAGAATAGAACAACTAAAATTAAATCCATAAAACTTAGGCCAATAAATTATATCGATTGCTCACTAACCACAGGGAAAGATTCGGCACGGCACTGTGACTCCAATCATTTTGAAGTGTTCAAATTTTAAAGACCATTCCGTGCAAATGATATTAAGACTTTAAGGAAATGACAATTATTTGGAACCTAGGTACCAGTTTTCTCTAGTGGGCATTTATTCATGTCTAAATGAAGCTTTCAAATCAGCACcaccggaaagagcccaggctttggagtcagagttcatgggttcaaatcccggctctgccaattgtcagctgtgtgactttgggcaagtcacttcacttctctgggcctcagttccctcatctgtaaaatggggattaagactgtgagcccccatgggacaacctgatcaccttgtaaactccccagcgcttagaacagcgctttgcacatagtaagcgcttaataaatgccatcattattattgttattattaaaagaatgAGTTTTGTGGCCCCCCAGGAATGTTTCTAATAAAAATAGGGAACCATTGTATATAGGCTGCTGATGCTGATGGCCACATCACCGCCGCTTTTGTCACGTTATTTATTGGGTACCCACCCTACCTACTAAACACCACTGCCTTAAGTTTTGAGCCTTCAGAGGATAAGGATCAAATTTGTCTCTCAGGTAAAATGCAACAGGTGCTTAATAACTTTTGCTAGCCATTATATTTGCATCTAGAACGTTCTCTTTGAGCCTGACATTGTGCTTCCCCCTACCTCTAATGGATTCTAGTGTGCGCCTTctaaattggaagctccttgagggaagggattataTCTACTGTTGTCTATTGCac comes from Tachyglossus aculeatus isolate mTacAcu1 chromosome 16, mTacAcu1.pri, whole genome shotgun sequence and encodes:
- the BLZF1 gene encoding golgin-45 isoform X1; translation: MTSLGSVESKAVQPPPVPIRGAGDGMETEPPPKCVETPSGIQPLGRPGLRSPRKKAGPPPSPPPLGPGVLRLGQAPSHKAVEVEAVRIVVPRAAVTHEVPPRNGKVAKPLGHHKGDFLGASEGVVDPRKELQELKGVVEKLRNSEKRLLQDKEGLSNQLHVQTEVNRELKKLLVASVGDDAQYHFERVAREKNRLILENEALGRNTAQLLEQLERMSIQCDVWRSKFLACRVMADELTNARAVLQRQTREAHSAIQDLLSEREQFRQEMIGTQKLLEELLVSLQWGREQTYYPNAQPHSTAELAATNHKLAKAVNSHLLGNVGTKIPKKTPQPVEFCSSPAEKMAETVLRVLDPVSCSSGSSEEPFSKSTPATFLASKKNIGRFHPFTRYENITFNCCNHCQGELIAL
- the BLZF1 gene encoding golgin-45 isoform X2, whose product is MTSLGSVESKVQPPPVPIRGAGDGMETEPPPKCVETPSGIQPLGRPGLRSPRKKAGPPPSPPPLGPGVLRLGQAPSHKAVEVEAVRIVVPRAAVTHEVPPRNGKVAKPLGHHKGDFLGASEGVVDPRKELQELKGVVEKLRNSEKRLLQDKEGLSNQLHVQTEVNRELKKLLVASVGDDAQYHFERVAREKNRLILENEALGRNTAQLLEQLERMSIQCDVWRSKFLACRVMADELTNARAVLQRQTREAHSAIQDLLSEREQFRQEMIGTQKLLEELLVSLQWGREQTYYPNAQPHSTAELAATNHKLAKAVNSHLLGNVGTKIPKKTPQPVEFCSSPAEKMAETVLRVLDPVSCSSGSSEEPFSKSTPATFLASKKNIGRFHPFTRYENITFNCCNHCQGELIAL